The Argopecten irradians isolate NY chromosome 16, Ai_NY, whole genome shotgun sequence genome window below encodes:
- the LOC138311094 gene encoding uncharacterized protein, translating into MIKKKLQWRIFLPNGKLDSPQEMGTFSAKFESTESRKGLVRWLASLQGGEDIGLICRTTMRAFMTNKLMSFYSVKGQKGKLPFNKTTAYSIVLKSVKRACRGKVSLSDVMLEVGDVLRNAPNKPGGINYIKKQHQNKQNKEFERTTEMEGDDSDASISD; encoded by the exons ATGATAAAGAAGAAACTACAATGGAGGATTTTTCTTCCAAATGGAAAACTAGATTCTCCACAAGAAATGGGGACCTTCAGTGCCAAATTTGAAAGCACTGAATCTAGGAAGGGTTTG GTGAGATGGCTTGCAAGTCTGCAAGGAGGAGAAGACATAGGGCTTATTTGCCGGACTACAATGCGAGCTTTCATGACAAATAAGCTCATGAGCTTCTACAGTGTCAAAGGCCAGAAGGGAAAGCTTCCCTTCAATAAAACAACGGCATATTCCATTGTATTGA AATCTGTAAAACGAGCATGCCGGGGGAAAGTCTCTCTCTCTGATGTCATGTTGGAGGTGGGAGATGTGCTCAGAAACGCTCCCAATAAGCCAGGAGGCATAAATTATATAAAG aagCAACATCAAAACAAACAGAATAAAGAGTTTGAGAGGACCACGGAGATGGAGGGAGATGATTCAGATGCCAGTATCAGTGATTAG